A genomic window from Azotosporobacter soli includes:
- a CDS encoding type I secretion system permease/ATPase: MADENNKQEKLIDTGLSCLVVAAKYYGIPADEQQLKRAYVVAGSMDALGMARAAKEIGLKSKPIQTDQRQFERLPLPLVAQLKNGNYVVVLRREEDGSLVLFDPYRPTPFLLPAANFAGAWNGTVVLFTRRWTEEAKKRLFGIRWFLPIVWRYRQPMFQVLFLSLVLQLFGLVSPMFTQIIIDKVLVHRSAPTLDVLVCGMVFVSLFQTWIQALRSYSFTHTTNRIDVILSTKLFRHITALPMKYFEQWQVGDIVARVRELENIRQFITGTALTVVLDAVFALIYIVVMFTYSSYLGLVALVILPAYVLLNLVVTPIYRTRLNEKFNAATDSQSFMIEAVTGIQTVKSLAIENQFIQKWERLLARYIKSAFSTANLANVAGNIGSLIQQIFTLAILWLGALQVMQDKLSVGELVAFQMLAGQVVAPILRLVNLWQNFQQTQVSIDRLGDIMNEGAEPSFNPNRTTLPAISGEIVFDRVVFRYRSDLPEVLANLSLRIKAGSRIGIVGRSGSGKSTLTKLIQRLYVPDSGRVMIDGVDLAQVEPAWLRRQIGVVLQENFLFNGTVRDNIAAARIGAADEEVTQAATISGAHGFIAEMPEQYGALVGERGAALSGGQRQRVAIARALLTDPKILIFDEATSALDCESEKIIMDNLAQIAAGRTLIMIAHRLATVRDCDTIFVMERGRLVEAGTHEELLELRGYYHELYMQQFA, encoded by the coding sequence TTGGCAGATGAAAATAATAAACAAGAAAAACTGATTGATACCGGTCTCAGCTGCCTGGTCGTTGCTGCAAAATACTACGGCATTCCGGCCGACGAGCAGCAGCTCAAACGGGCTTATGTTGTAGCCGGCAGCATGGATGCGCTGGGGATGGCGCGGGCAGCCAAAGAAATCGGCTTGAAATCGAAACCGATACAGACGGATCAGCGCCAGTTCGAGCGCTTGCCGTTGCCGCTCGTCGCACAATTGAAAAACGGCAATTATGTGGTAGTGCTGCGGCGCGAGGAAGACGGCAGCTTGGTGCTGTTCGATCCGTACCGGCCGACGCCGTTTTTGCTGCCGGCGGCGAATTTTGCCGGTGCCTGGAACGGCACGGTGGTGTTGTTCACGCGGCGCTGGACCGAAGAGGCGAAGAAGCGCTTATTCGGGATTCGCTGGTTCTTGCCGATTGTTTGGCGATACCGGCAGCCAATGTTTCAGGTGTTGTTTCTGTCGTTGGTGCTGCAGCTATTCGGTCTGGTCAGCCCAATGTTTACGCAAATCATCATTGACAAGGTACTGGTGCATCGCAGTGCGCCGACGCTCGATGTTCTGGTTTGCGGCATGGTGTTCGTGTCGCTGTTTCAAACCTGGATTCAAGCGCTGCGCAGCTATTCGTTTACGCATACGACGAACCGGATAGACGTGATTTTGAGCACCAAGCTGTTTCGTCATATCACGGCGCTGCCAATGAAATATTTTGAACAGTGGCAGGTTGGCGATATTGTGGCGCGCGTGCGCGAACTGGAGAACATCCGCCAGTTCATTACCGGCACGGCGCTGACGGTCGTGCTGGATGCAGTGTTTGCTTTGATTTACATTGTGGTGATGTTTACATACAGCAGCTATCTCGGGCTGGTTGCGCTGGTGATTTTGCCGGCGTATGTGCTGCTGAACCTGGTTGTCACGCCGATCTACCGGACGCGGCTCAACGAAAAATTCAACGCGGCCACTGACAGCCAAAGTTTCATGATTGAAGCGGTGACTGGGATTCAAACCGTTAAATCGCTGGCGATTGAGAATCAATTTATCCAGAAGTGGGAACGGCTATTGGCGCGTTATATCAAGAGCGCGTTTTCCACTGCCAATCTGGCCAATGTAGCCGGCAACATCGGCTCGTTGATTCAGCAGATTTTCACGTTGGCCATTCTTTGGCTGGGCGCGTTGCAGGTGATGCAGGATAAATTGAGCGTCGGCGAATTGGTTGCATTTCAAATGCTGGCCGGGCAAGTTGTCGCGCCGATTCTGCGGCTGGTCAATCTGTGGCAGAATTTCCAGCAGACGCAAGTGTCGATTGACCGGTTGGGCGACATTATGAATGAAGGCGCGGAGCCTTCGTTCAATCCGAACCGGACGACGCTGCCGGCGATCTCCGGCGAGATTGTATTTGACCGTGTCGTTTTTCGCTATCGCAGCGATCTGCCGGAAGTATTGGCTAATCTCAGCCTTCGAATCAAAGCCGGTAGCCGGATCGGCATTGTCGGTCGTTCCGGTTCCGGCAAAAGCACGCTGACCAAACTGATTCAGCGGTTGTACGTGCCGGATTCCGGCCGTGTGATGATTGACGGCGTCGATCTGGCACAAGTCGAGCCGGCGTGGCTGCGGCGCCAAATCGGCGTGGTGTTGCAGGAGAATTTCTTGTTCAACGGTACAGTGCGCGACAACATTGCGGCGGCGCGGATCGGCGCAGCGGACGAAGAAGTGACGCAAGCCGCAACCATCAGCGGCGCGCACGGGTTTATTGCCGAGATGCCGGAGCAGTATGGCGCGCTGGTTGGCGAACGCGGCGCGGCGCTGTCCGGCGGACAGCGGCAACGGGTGGCGATTGCGCGGGCACTTCTCACCGATCCGAAAATATTGATTTTCGACGAAGCGACCAGTGCGCTGGACTGC
- a CDS encoding HlyD family type I secretion periplasmic adaptor subunit, which yields MFKTWKQKCRQFFLQEGPDWGKEETEFLPAALEVVETPPSPVGRIVLWTLFAVVVCALIWSILGNVDEVAIAPGKVMPIGYVKTLQAEDKGIIKKIYVKEGQRVSAGELLLEFDTTVTAADLERLKKESAYLQLEIDRLLAERDGLPFVPDMQKYQGIEAKDLAYQQSLYGSRLSEYRTKMMSAQANLAQSEAALRSALATQDKQVGLFAIAQEKERRIESLVNENAVATFTLFDHQAKRLELQQDISAQASEISRLQWGIVQSQEAIQLTQAERMRDVTTKLVDDQKQFQSYSEELKKAQNKDLLTRVVAPMDGRVSQLALHTVGGIVTPAQPLMDIVPEDAELLVEAWVANKDIGFVQIGQAAEVKIETFSFQKFGTLDAEVTDISPDATEDKDKGRVYRVLLKLKRAWVEVNGKEVALTSGMTATGEIKIRQKRVIEFFLDPFRQYKSEALRER from the coding sequence ATGTTCAAAACATGGAAACAAAAATGCCGGCAGTTCTTCCTGCAGGAAGGTCCGGATTGGGGTAAAGAAGAGACCGAATTTCTGCCGGCGGCGCTGGAGGTTGTCGAAACGCCGCCATCACCGGTCGGACGGATTGTGCTGTGGACGCTGTTTGCAGTAGTTGTTTGTGCGTTGATTTGGTCGATTCTCGGCAATGTCGACGAAGTGGCGATTGCGCCGGGCAAGGTGATGCCGATCGGTTATGTCAAAACGCTGCAAGCGGAAGATAAAGGAATTATAAAGAAAATTTACGTCAAGGAAGGGCAGCGCGTTTCCGCCGGCGAACTGCTGCTGGAATTCGATACGACAGTTACCGCGGCGGATTTGGAGCGTCTGAAGAAAGAAAGCGCCTATCTGCAGCTAGAAATCGACCGCTTGCTGGCCGAGCGCGACGGTTTGCCGTTTGTGCCGGATATGCAAAAATATCAGGGGATTGAAGCGAAAGATCTGGCCTATCAGCAAAGCTTGTATGGAAGTCGGCTGTCCGAGTACCGGACAAAGATGATGTCGGCGCAGGCGAACCTTGCGCAAAGCGAAGCGGCGCTACGTTCTGCGCTGGCTACACAGGATAAACAGGTCGGCTTATTCGCGATTGCGCAGGAAAAGGAACGGCGGATTGAGAGCTTAGTCAATGAAAATGCGGTGGCTACATTTACGCTGTTTGACCATCAGGCGAAACGGTTGGAGTTGCAACAGGACATCAGTGCGCAGGCATCAGAAATCAGCCGTTTGCAATGGGGGATTGTGCAAAGCCAGGAAGCGATTCAACTGACGCAGGCGGAACGAATGCGTGATGTGACGACGAAATTGGTCGATGATCAAAAGCAATTTCAATCCTACAGCGAAGAATTGAAAAAAGCTCAAAATAAAGATCTGCTGACACGCGTGGTTGCGCCGATGGACGGCCGCGTCAGCCAGTTGGCGCTGCATACGGTCGGAGGAATCGTGACGCCGGCGCAGCCGTTGATGGACATCGTGCCGGAAGATGCCGAATTGCTAGTCGAGGCTTGGGTTGCAAACAAAGATATCGGCTTTGTGCAAATCGGTCAAGCGGCGGAAGTGAAAATAGAGACGTTCAGCTTCCAAAAATTCGGTACGCTTGATGCAGAGGTAACGGACATCAGTCCCGATGCGACCGAAGACAAGGATAAAGGACGGGTGTATCGCGTGCTGCTGAAGCTGAAACGGGCCTGGGTTGAAGTGAACGGTAAAGAAGTGGCATTGACGTCGGGGATGACGGCGACCGGCGAAATCAAAATCAGGCAGAAGCGCGTGATCGAGTTCTTCCTCGATCCGTTCCGGCAGTACAAGAGCGAAGCGTTACGGGAGCGATAA
- a CDS encoding type I secretion system permease/ATPase, producing MEPTDKEKQSEQLHTAALSLGVIAKTLGIGIADEQILEWLKSSAGEVISTRIIFTAKRLKLKTKRYKLTNAETLQKIAVPAIAEMKDQQYLVIGRNDGKTIMIFDPKEKRGQAMPVFDFVQNCSGIVITLQKPFSLKELGRRFNLEWFWPVLVRYKKIFVEIILASFFLQIFALATPLFTQVIIDKVLGQKGISTLDVLGIVFLIAAVFQCVMGILRTYLSSHTTNKIDMILGARLFRHLTALPLRYFELRRVGDTLTRVAALNGIREFLTGSVLTGALDAFFSLVFVLIMWFYSPGMTLLALLAVPLYIVQNVYATPLYRERLEKSWAAGAENNAFLVETVTGMQTVKALALEPQFNYRWEMLVAKYIRTSFNNATLGIGLNSAGTAIQSIVSFAILFWGGHKVMDGQMTIGQLVAFQMLAGQVGAPISRLSGMWQLFQQTALSVERLGDILNTAPEMFQRKGDIPAQLNGAITFERVAFRYSPDAPLVLNETTLAIEAGMKIGIVGRSGSGKSTITKLMQRLYLAEAGTIRLDGIDMAEIDPLWLRRQIGVVLQENFLFNGSVRENIALARPSASIEEVIQVARLAGAHEFILELAEGYDTMVGERGSSLSGGQQQRIAIARALLNNPRIIIFDEATSALDYHSERIILDNMENVAKGRTLIMIAHRLSTVRKCDRIFVVEKGEIAEQGTHDELVDKQGIYYRLQQQQEG from the coding sequence ATGGAGCCAACAGATAAGGAGAAGCAAAGTGAACAGTTGCATACGGCGGCGTTATCATTGGGTGTCATTGCCAAAACATTGGGCATTGGGATAGCAGATGAGCAGATATTAGAATGGCTTAAATCGAGTGCGGGAGAAGTAATTAGCACTAGAATTATTTTTACTGCGAAAAGATTAAAACTAAAAACAAAACGTTATAAGCTGACGAATGCTGAAACATTGCAGAAAATCGCGGTACCTGCGATTGCTGAAATGAAGGATCAACAATATCTTGTGATTGGCCGTAATGACGGAAAAACTATTATGATTTTTGATCCAAAAGAAAAACGTGGACAGGCTATGCCTGTGTTTGACTTTGTGCAAAACTGCAGCGGAATTGTTATTACGCTGCAAAAACCATTTTCGCTTAAGGAATTAGGACGACGTTTTAATCTTGAATGGTTTTGGCCCGTCTTGGTGCGTTATAAAAAAATCTTTGTTGAAATTATCTTAGCATCTTTTTTCCTCCAAATTTTCGCTTTAGCAACTCCGTTATTTACCCAGGTTATCATTGACAAGGTTTTAGGGCAAAAAGGCATTTCGACGCTTGACGTACTCGGGATCGTATTCTTGATTGCAGCAGTATTTCAGTGTGTAATGGGCATCTTGCGTACGTATTTATCCTCACACACCACGAATAAGATAGATATGATTTTAGGTGCGCGTTTGTTCAGGCATTTGACTGCATTGCCGCTGCGTTATTTCGAATTACGGCGCGTCGGCGACACTCTGACGCGGGTGGCGGCACTGAACGGAATTCGCGAATTTTTGACTGGCTCGGTATTGACCGGCGCTCTTGATGCGTTTTTTTCGCTTGTTTTTGTCTTAATTATGTGGTTTTACAGTCCGGGTATGACGTTGTTAGCGCTGCTGGCTGTACCGCTGTACATTGTGCAAAACGTCTATGCGACGCCGCTGTATCGAGAACGGTTGGAAAAATCCTGGGCAGCTGGAGCGGAAAACAATGCGTTTCTTGTGGAAACGGTAACGGGCATGCAAACGGTAAAAGCGTTGGCTTTGGAGCCGCAATTCAACTACCGCTGGGAAATGCTTGTGGCAAAATATATTCGCACGTCATTTAACAATGCGACGCTCGGTATTGGGCTTAACAGCGCGGGAACGGCGATTCAGAGCATCGTTAGCTTTGCGATTTTATTTTGGGGCGGCCACAAAGTCATGGACGGCCAGATGACGATCGGCCAGCTAGTCGCATTTCAAATGCTGGCCGGTCAGGTTGGCGCCCCAATCTCAAGGCTCAGCGGCATGTGGCAGCTGTTTCAGCAGACGGCGCTGTCGGTCGAGCGACTCGGCGACATTTTGAATACGGCGCCGGAAATGTTCCAGCGCAAAGGCGATATCCCAGCGCAATTGAATGGTGCGATTACGTTTGAAAGAGTAGCGTTTCGCTACAGTCCGGACGCGCCGCTGGTGCTGAATGAAACAACATTGGCGATTGAAGCGGGAATGAAGATCGGCATTGTCGGTCGTTCCGGTTCCGGCAAGAGTACGATCACCAAGCTGATGCAGCGGCTTTATCTGGCGGAAGCAGGAACAATCCGGCTCGACGGAATCGATATGGCGGAGATTGATCCGCTGTGGCTGCGTCGGCAAATCGGCGTAGTGCTGCAGGAGAACTTTCTGTTTAACGGCAGCGTACGCGAAAACATTGCCTTGGCGCGTCCAAGTGCTTCGATCGAAGAAGTCATTCAGGTGGCCCGGCTGGCCGGTGCGCATGAATTCATTCTGGAACTGGCTGAGGGGTATGACACGATGGTCGGCGAGCGCGGTTCGTCTCTGTCAGGCGGTCAGCAACAGCGCATTGCGATTGCGCGAGCGCTGCTTAACAATCCGCGGATTATTATTTTTGACGAAGCGACCAGTGCGCTCGATTACCATTCAGAGCGGATCATTCTCGACAACATGGAGAATGTGGCGAAAGGACGCACGCTGATCATGATCGCGCATCGCCTGTCGACGGTTCGCAAATGCGATCGGATTTTCGTCGTCGAAAAAGGCGAAATTGCGGAGCAGGGCACGCATGACGAATTAGTGGACAAGCAAGGCATTTATTATCGTTTGCAGCAACAACAGGAGGGCTGA
- a CDS encoding peptide ABC transporter substrate-binding protein: protein MIKKIMAVALLALTIAGCGKQNIEITTPNSKPQAASGRLTIASLQEPNLLNPLLAENEAAYDVDRLIYSGLLFCDDKGSWQADLALDVPSSQNGGISQDGRVLTYHLRPGVAWHDGVAFTADDVKFTWQMIMSKKLKISRDGYEQISGIDTPNPTTVIVRFKDPYPGYLSLFPFLMPKHLWEKEADWLKSPLNRAPIGTGPFKFVNWQLAEQIELEANSSYYRGKPRLNKINYKFVTDNDILLNQLKVGEVDIAVNLPFASADQGRAVSGSKSVLVPTGILEELAINLDLPQFQDANVRMAMDKSIDRPGIVSQVLKGVAHVAAGDQPMGAWALRTDLKAGTRDVSAAKELLAQSGWTQGPNGVWEKNGKKLAFSIQVPSGNKLREQVAFYLASQLRETGMQVEVQTVDEQLFFNERLPMRRFELALFALVTNEEPDNYDLWNSSQIPTSKNGYGGRNYAGWRNQEVDQLTLLGRQTFDYQTRKQYYGRIQECMIDDVPIVPLYFRAALDVAKESVQNYRPLPWKGGRFWNAWEIEMK, encoded by the coding sequence ATGATAAAAAAAATCATGGCCGTCGCACTATTGGCATTGACAATAGCCGGATGCGGCAAGCAGAATATCGAAATAACGACGCCGAACAGTAAGCCGCAAGCAGCCAGTGGGAGGCTTACGATTGCCAGTCTGCAAGAACCGAATCTGCTTAATCCCCTGTTGGCGGAAAATGAAGCAGCGTACGATGTTGACCGGTTAATTTATAGCGGCTTGCTTTTCTGTGATGATAAAGGAAGCTGGCAAGCGGATCTTGCTCTCGATGTGCCGAGCAGTCAAAATGGAGGCATCAGTCAAGACGGCAGGGTACTGACCTATCATTTGCGTCCTGGAGTTGCTTGGCATGATGGCGTTGCATTTACAGCTGATGATGTAAAGTTTACTTGGCAAATGATCATGAGTAAAAAGCTGAAAATTTCGCGTGACGGATACGAGCAGATCAGCGGCATTGACACGCCGAATCCGACAACGGTTATTGTACGATTCAAAGATCCGTACCCGGGATACTTGAGCTTGTTTCCTTTTCTTATGCCAAAACATTTATGGGAAAAAGAAGCGGACTGGTTAAAGAGTCCTTTAAATCGTGCGCCAATTGGCACGGGGCCTTTCAAATTTGTTAATTGGCAACTGGCAGAACAAATCGAATTGGAAGCCAATAGCTCGTATTATCGAGGGAAACCGCGTCTAAACAAAATTAATTATAAATTTGTCACAGATAACGATATTTTATTAAACCAACTGAAAGTCGGTGAAGTAGACATCGCAGTGAATTTGCCATTCGCATCAGCTGACCAGGGTCGCGCTGTTTCAGGCAGCAAAAGTGTGTTGGTGCCGACTGGAATATTGGAAGAATTGGCGATCAATTTGGACTTGCCGCAATTTCAGGATGCAAATGTCAGGATGGCGATGGATAAGAGCATTGACCGTCCCGGTATCGTCAGCCAAGTCTTGAAAGGTGTCGCGCATGTAGCGGCCGGGGATCAACCGATGGGAGCCTGGGCGCTACGAACAGATCTCAAAGCGGGTACGCGCGATGTTTCGGCGGCGAAAGAGTTGCTGGCGCAGAGTGGCTGGACGCAAGGACCGAATGGCGTCTGGGAGAAAAACGGTAAAAAACTTGCTTTTTCAATTCAAGTGCCAAGCGGCAATAAGTTGCGCGAGCAGGTGGCTTTTTATCTTGCGAGCCAATTGCGTGAAACCGGCATGCAAGTGGAAGTCCAGACGGTTGATGAACAATTGTTCTTTAATGAACGCCTGCCGATGCGACGCTTCGAACTGGCGTTGTTTGCACTTGTAACTAACGAAGAACCGGACAATTATGATCTTTGGAACAGTTCACAAATTCCGACAAGCAAGAATGGTTATGGTGGTCGAAATTACGCCGGTTGGCGTAATCAAGAGGTCGATCAATTGACGTTGCTAGGGCGTCAAACGTTTGATTATCAAACACGAAAACAGTACTATGGTCGCATACAAGAATGCATGATTGACGATGTGCCGATCGTGCCGCTCTATTTTCGTGCGGCGCTCGATGTAGCGAAAGAATCGGTACAAAATTATCGCCCGCTGCCATGGAAAGGCGGTCGATTTTGGAATGCTTGGGAAATAGAGATGAAATAA
- a CDS encoding lytic transglycosylase domain-containing protein, with translation MVLKAKIIGGLLIAAVLLCFTYNCDWFQRSFIYPLPYKNSIERYASEYGVDPCLIAAVIKNESKFSAQARSNRGAIGLMQLMPETAMWIAGQQKKDGFQVSELNDPDSNIKMGVWYIASLQKEFDNNEVLVLAAYNGGRGNVKNWMLQYGWTMQFADINQIPYPETRRYAERVLSSKQRYHQLYAEGK, from the coding sequence ATGGTTTTGAAGGCGAAAATAATCGGTGGGCTGTTGATAGCAGCAGTTTTACTGTGCTTTACATATAATTGTGACTGGTTTCAGCGAAGTTTTATCTATCCGCTGCCATATAAAAATTCTATAGAACGCTATGCCTCAGAATATGGCGTCGATCCCTGTTTGATTGCCGCAGTAATCAAAAATGAAAGTAAATTTTCTGCGCAAGCCAGATCTAACCGCGGTGCGATTGGATTGATGCAGTTAATGCCGGAAACGGCGATGTGGATTGCAGGGCAACAGAAAAAAGATGGCTTTCAAGTCAGCGAATTGAATGACCCCGATAGTAATATCAAGATGGGGGTTTGGTATATTGCTTCGCTACAGAAAGAGTTCGATAACAATGAAGTATTAGTATTAGCCGCCTATAACGGCGGTCGCGGCAATGTGAAAAACTGGATGTTGCAATATGGTTGGACGATGCAGTTTGCTGATATCAATCAAATACCCTATCCGGAAACACGTCGCTATGCGGAACGGGTGCTGAGCAGCAAACAGCGCTATCATCAGCTTTATGCAGAGGGAAAGTGA
- the coaE gene encoding dephospho-CoA kinase (Dephospho-CoA kinase (CoaE) performs the final step in coenzyme A biosynthesis.) yields the protein MIKIGLTGGIASGKSTVAGMLRECGIIVIDADEIAHRIMEPGQTAWQEIVAWLGREILTTDGIIDRRRLGDIIFTDPTARAKLEAITHPRIWAVMNDAATHYAAQGVKQVILDIPLLIECNWQEKVDEIWLVYASQQLQLERLQARNHLSKAQALARIHAQKSIEEKQKVADVIIDNSGDLAKTRAQIAILSARLLL from the coding sequence ATGATTAAGATCGGACTTACTGGCGGCATCGCCAGTGGCAAGAGCACCGTAGCGGGCATGTTGCGCGAATGTGGCATTATCGTTATCGATGCGGACGAAATTGCACATCGCATTATGGAACCTGGTCAAACGGCCTGGCAGGAAATTGTTGCTTGGCTTGGGCGGGAGATTTTGACGACAGATGGAATTATTGATCGGCGGCGTTTAGGCGACATTATATTCACTGATCCTACTGCGCGTGCAAAATTGGAGGCGATAACGCATCCGCGTATTTGGGCTGTCATGAATGATGCGGCGACGCATTACGCTGCGCAAGGCGTGAAACAGGTAATACTCGACATTCCGCTTTTGATTGAGTGCAATTGGCAAGAAAAGGTGGATGAAATTTGGCTGGTGTATGCTTCGCAGCAGCTTCAACTGGAACGTCTGCAGGCACGCAATCACTTGAGCAAAGCGCAGGCGTTGGCGCGAATCCATGCGCAAAAAAGCATAGAAGAAAAACAGAAGGTTGCCGATGTAATCATTGATAATAGCGGTGATTTGGCGAAGACAAGAGCACAAATAGCGATACTATCTGCTCGGCTTCTGTTATAA
- the mutM gene encoding DNA-formamidopyrimidine glycosylase: MPEMPEVETVRRSLEAKLIGKTITKVEVRLPRLIKTSGASAFCDGLEGQTILEVRRLGKGLLLVLSGERALAIHLRMTGRLYVRREVGTKEKFVRILFSLDNQEELVYEDVRTFGTLHLVKLSEIKQIPYLKNLGPEPLSETFTLAYLTETMRKSRGKIKGFLLDQRKIAGLGNIYVDEALYQARLHPCRIANGVSETEREHLFVAINEIIAAAIKNRGTTFRDYVDGEGKKGHNQLFLKVYGRAGEPCESCGTSISRSVVAGRGTHFCRCCQPEKEVLR; encoded by the coding sequence ATGCCGGAAATGCCGGAAGTAGAAACGGTGCGCCGTAGTCTGGAAGCGAAATTGATTGGAAAAACAATTACAAAAGTCGAAGTCAGACTGCCGCGTCTAATCAAGACTTCCGGTGCGTCTGCTTTTTGTGACGGTTTAGAAGGACAGACGATTCTTGAAGTGCGCCGTCTTGGCAAAGGGCTGCTCCTTGTTTTGTCAGGCGAGCGGGCTCTTGCAATACATTTGCGTATGACGGGGCGTTTATATGTGCGACGTGAAGTGGGGACGAAAGAAAAGTTTGTTCGCATTCTATTCAGCCTGGATAATCAGGAAGAGTTGGTTTATGAAGATGTCCGGACGTTTGGCACCTTGCACTTAGTTAAACTGTCTGAAATAAAACAGATCCCATATCTGAAGAATTTGGGCCCGGAACCGCTGAGTGAAACTTTTACATTAGCCTATCTGACGGAAACTATGCGAAAAAGTCGTGGCAAGATCAAAGGCTTTTTATTGGATCAGAGAAAGATTGCAGGACTAGGCAATATTTATGTCGATGAAGCGCTTTACCAAGCACGCTTACATCCATGTCGAATCGCGAATGGTGTGAGTGAAACAGAGCGGGAACACTTGTTTGTCGCAATCAATGAGATTATTGCGGCTGCGATTAAAAATCGCGGTACAACATTTCGTGACTATGTGGATGGCGAAGGTAAAAAAGGACACAATCAACTCTTTTTAAAAGTGTATGGTCGTGCCGGAGAGCCTTGTGAAAGTTGCGGAACTTCAATTAGCCGTAGCGTAGTGGCGGGGCGAGGAACTCATTTTTGTCGTTGCTGTCAGCCGGAAAAGGAGGTTCTTCGATGA